The proteins below are encoded in one region of Microvirga ossetica:
- a CDS encoding ABC transporter substrate-binding protein codes for MTSMLGAVLHPLAGATLAVTLALSGAGNAQAQSGGKVTIWVGSWWEPQVALVKQMWIKDHPDIALDIQPLPINGYLDKFTTAALGGSPPDVIDLDTTWVSTVAALGLLEPLADVAAKLPVADISPAAWNASQFKGVQYAIPNRSGPGVYYYNKTVFDKAGVPYPANDWTYDDFLKIAQKLTIPGQQYGVGVPADVSDPSNVTTMFAPILWAMGGDFLTPDGSAPAINSPTSVKAITFWADLYLKHHVTPEGTPNFTTTRDIQPLFEANKVGMLTASSNAFDNFSKNPELKWDVVLSPEKVNRGGGWTMGVPVGATNPNGAKTFLLWLSQPEIMAKAMNRFPANKKALDLPPWNDPAKAIFKQAEADGRSVPSVAGWFKMQEAIIVELQRILVGQKTPQQAADTAAARISEIIAESK; via the coding sequence ATGACAAGCATGCTCGGAGCGGTGCTGCATCCGCTTGCCGGCGCGACGTTGGCAGTGACGTTAGCCTTGAGCGGTGCCGGGAACGCACAAGCTCAGTCGGGCGGCAAGGTGACCATATGGGTAGGCAGCTGGTGGGAACCGCAAGTCGCCTTGGTCAAGCAAATGTGGATCAAGGACCATCCCGATATCGCTCTCGACATCCAGCCGTTGCCGATCAACGGCTATCTCGACAAATTCACCACCGCCGCTCTCGGCGGCTCCCCGCCGGATGTCATTGATCTTGACACAACCTGGGTATCGACGGTTGCGGCGCTGGGCTTGCTGGAGCCGCTCGCCGACGTCGCCGCGAAACTACCAGTGGCGGACATATCGCCGGCAGCATGGAATGCAAGCCAATTCAAGGGCGTGCAATACGCTATTCCGAACCGGAGCGGGCCCGGGGTCTATTACTACAACAAGACGGTCTTCGACAAAGCCGGAGTGCCCTATCCGGCTAACGATTGGACCTATGACGACTTCCTCAAGATTGCACAGAAGCTGACTATCCCGGGACAGCAGTATGGGGTTGGCGTCCCAGCGGATGTCAGTGATCCATCCAATGTCACCACGATGTTTGCCCCGATCCTCTGGGCCATGGGAGGCGACTTCCTGACTCCTGATGGCAGCGCGCCGGCCATCAACAGCCCGACAAGTGTCAAGGCCATCACGTTCTGGGCCGATCTGTATCTCAAGCACCATGTCACACCGGAGGGAACGCCGAACTTTACGACGACGCGCGATATTCAGCCGCTCTTCGAGGCCAACAAGGTTGGCATGCTGACCGCCTCGTCCAATGCCTTCGATAATTTCTCAAAGAACCCGGAGCTCAAGTGGGACGTGGTGCTGTCTCCCGAGAAGGTCAACCGGGGTGGCGGCTGGACTATGGGCGTACCCGTCGGCGCGACCAATCCCAATGGCGCCAAGACGTTCCTCCTGTGGCTGTCCCAGCCTGAGATCATGGCCAAGGCGATGAACCGCTTCCCGGCCAACAAGAAAGCGCTGGATCTGCCGCCGTGGAATGACCCGGCCAAGGCTATCTTCAAGCAGGCGGAAGCCGACGGGCGCTCGGTGCCATCGGTGGCCGGCTGGTTCAAGATGCAGGAGGCCATCATCGTCGAGTTGCAGCGGATCCTGGTTGGTCAGAAGACCCCGCAGCAGGCTGCCGATACTGCGGCCGCGCGGATTTCCGAGATCATAGCCGAAAGCAAGTAA
- a CDS encoding carbohydrate ABC transporter permease, which produces MAWDSEGTLAALGEASVPRSTTQRRKRRSVALRRWSAGYILIAPAILLIILMMVYPVFQTIYFSFSKVQLPALRTTFVGFDNFVRILRDPETGPLFYRTLVWVIGGVALRMILGLGAALVFNAKVRGTVWMRVLVILPWAIPSVVGANLWRWIVQADAGVLNQTLRSWGLGHWALNWLGSPDTAMWTVIVAYAWGGFPFVMLLILARLQGLPEEINEAAKVDGANWWQIFRYITLPSLSGVLMIALILEIVSGINSFDTLMIMTGGGPANATMIWGIKIYKTGFTEFNLGGAAALSVLMFVGMLAVFAVYGIANARVRKRQEDAL; this is translated from the coding sequence GTGGCCTGGGATAGCGAAGGGACGTTGGCGGCACTCGGTGAAGCATCTGTACCTCGCTCGACGACCCAGCGGAGGAAGCGCCGCAGTGTCGCCCTGCGCAGATGGAGCGCCGGCTATATTCTAATTGCACCGGCGATCCTGTTGATCATCCTGATGATGGTCTATCCCGTCTTCCAGACGATCTACTTCAGTTTCAGCAAGGTGCAGCTTCCGGCGCTCAGGACGACTTTTGTCGGCTTCGACAACTTCGTGCGCATCCTCCGCGATCCAGAGACCGGACCGCTATTCTATCGCACGCTCGTTTGGGTCATCGGCGGCGTTGCGCTCAGGATGATCCTGGGCCTTGGTGCCGCCCTTGTGTTCAATGCCAAGGTGCGCGGCACGGTTTGGATGCGTGTGCTCGTTATCCTTCCTTGGGCGATTCCCTCAGTGGTCGGCGCCAATCTCTGGCGTTGGATCGTGCAGGCCGATGCCGGCGTGCTGAACCAGACGCTGCGCAGCTGGGGCCTTGGACACTGGGCCCTCAACTGGCTTGGCAGCCCCGATACGGCAATGTGGACTGTCATTGTAGCTTATGCTTGGGGCGGGTTCCCGTTCGTGATGCTGCTCATCCTGGCCCGTCTGCAGGGACTGCCGGAAGAAATCAACGAGGCCGCCAAGGTCGATGGTGCCAATTGGTGGCAGATCTTCCGGTACATTACCTTGCCGTCGCTGTCCGGGGTGCTCATGATCGCGCTGATCCTTGAGATCGTTAGCGGGATCAACTCCTTCGACACACTGATGATCATGACGGGCGGAGGCCCGGCCAATGCGACGATGATCTGGGGCATCAAGATCTACAAAACTGGCTTCACCGAATTCAACCTGGGTGGGGCCGCCGCCCTCAGTGTTCTCATGTTCGTCGGCATGCTGGCCGTCTTCGCGGTCTACGGAATTGCGAACGCACGGGTGCGGAAGCGCCAGGAGGATGCCCTATGA
- a CDS encoding 3-hydroxyacyl-CoA dehydrogenase NAD-binding domain-containing protein, with product MTTIKRVAVIGCGTVGASWAALFLAHGLDVAAYDPSPGAEERLRSFVDHARDQLAELGIREKGELRITSDLADALRAADFVQENVPEDEALKRRMLADIDAHTTEGVIVASSTSALLRSSIVAECKTPHRFIVAHPFNPPHLVPLVELIGEDQSIVQQAAEFYRTLGRRPVVLRREMPGHIANRLSSALYREAVYLVEQGVASVADIDAALCNGPGLRWAVMGPHMTYHLGGGSGGIEHYLSHLGPSQVRRWASLGNPSLSPEVQKQIVEGVAEEAGSRSIQELEERRDRALLEILKSRTEVAGDP from the coding sequence GTGACAACGATCAAACGGGTGGCCGTGATCGGCTGCGGAACCGTCGGCGCCAGTTGGGCCGCGCTCTTTCTGGCCCACGGTTTAGATGTCGCGGCCTACGATCCGAGCCCGGGCGCCGAGGAGCGACTGCGCTCGTTTGTCGATCACGCTCGTGACCAACTCGCCGAACTCGGCATCCGTGAGAAGGGCGAGCTTCGGATCACGAGTGATCTTGCTGATGCACTAAGAGCTGCTGACTTCGTCCAGGAGAACGTTCCCGAGGACGAAGCCTTGAAGCGGAGGATGCTGGCCGACATCGATGCGCACACGACGGAGGGCGTGATCGTCGCCAGCAGTACGTCGGCTCTCCTGCGAAGCAGCATTGTCGCGGAGTGCAAGACCCCGCACCGGTTCATCGTCGCGCATCCCTTCAATCCGCCACACCTTGTTCCGCTCGTGGAACTCATTGGGGAGGACCAAAGCATTGTTCAGCAGGCAGCCGAGTTCTATCGAACCCTCGGTCGCCGGCCTGTTGTCCTGAGGCGGGAGATGCCGGGGCACATCGCGAACAGGCTCTCGTCAGCCCTTTATCGGGAAGCTGTCTACCTGGTGGAGCAGGGCGTGGCGAGTGTGGCTGACATCGACGCAGCCCTGTGCAACGGGCCGGGCTTGCGCTGGGCCGTGATGGGCCCGCACATGACCTATCATCTTGGCGGGGGTTCTGGTGGCATTGAGCATTACCTTTCCCACTTAGGCCCAAGCCAGGTCAGACGATGGGCCTCACTGGGGAACCCGTCGTTGAGCCCCGAGGTGCAAAAACAGATTGTGGAAGGCGTCGCTGAAGAAGCCGGCAGCCGTTCGATCCAGGAACTGGAGGAACGACGGGATCGGGCTCTCCTTGAGATCCTGAAGTCCCGGACCGAGGTTGCGGGGGACCCATGA
- a CDS encoding sugar phosphate isomerase/epimerase family protein, with the protein MISFGFSTIGCPDYSIDQVIAMAKENGYSGVEIRFLRGTVDLASLDEFSPRKIGETRRRFEDAGIEIVGINTGVRMASLDEAVRSQQRDTARANLAIAEALGANYLRVFGGPLPSEQDPEDTLDAIAAGLGEIADMTSERGVTSLIETHDAFCLSPSILDLYRRGASDKLGVLWDTLHTYRHGEDGEETWARLGDRIKLVHVKDSMKATAEGFDFALTGEGTVPVMSFVDLLERKGFDGYVNFEWEKGWHREIPEPEVALPHFSRFMIHNRS; encoded by the coding sequence ATGATCTCGTTCGGTTTCAGCACCATCGGGTGTCCCGACTACAGCATCGATCAGGTCATCGCCATGGCGAAGGAGAACGGATATTCCGGTGTCGAAATCCGCTTCCTTCGAGGCACCGTCGACTTGGCCTCTCTCGACGAATTCTCTCCCCGGAAGATCGGCGAGACGCGGCGGCGTTTCGAAGATGCGGGCATTGAAATCGTCGGCATCAATACCGGGGTTCGCATGGCGTCGCTCGACGAAGCCGTGCGGTCCCAGCAAAGGGACACAGCCCGGGCCAATCTCGCCATCGCCGAAGCCTTGGGCGCGAACTATCTTCGGGTCTTCGGAGGTCCGCTGCCATCGGAGCAGGATCCCGAAGACACGCTGGATGCCATTGCCGCCGGATTGGGCGAGATCGCGGACATGACGTCCGAGCGGGGCGTGACGAGCCTCATCGAGACCCATGATGCATTCTGTCTCTCTCCCAGCATTCTCGACCTTTACCGGCGTGGTGCCAGCGACAAGCTCGGCGTTCTCTGGGATACGTTGCACACCTACCGCCATGGCGAGGATGGTGAGGAGACTTGGGCCCGGCTCGGCGACCGCATCAAATTGGTTCACGTCAAGGATTCCATGAAGGCAACGGCGGAGGGCTTCGATTTCGCGCTCACTGGCGAGGGTACGGTGCCCGTTATGTCCTTTGTCGACCTTCTCGAGCGGAAAGGCTTCGATGGCTACGTAAATTTTGAATGGGAGAAAGGCTGGCATCGGGAAATCCCTGAGCCAGAAGTCGCGCTGCCGCACTTCTCCCGCTTCATGATCCACAACAGGAGCTGA
- a CDS encoding SDR family oxidoreductase: MTSDPRVAIVTGGSQGIGLATVKAFVARGMSVVAAARGRTRLDDAIAALDPAHCDRAVGIVADVSKEADVQSLVRETAERFGRIDVLVNSAGVSMSARPRLVDTTSAEWHKLIDTNLTGTYLMCRETLPHLEKMQDSYILNIQSTASYASQPGVSLYAASKYGVRALTEALIEEYRNSGIRVTSVSPGPVDTTIWTHKLEPPSADRRAMMLRPSDISDILVWLLDRPRHMHIPNITVTPWTGI, encoded by the coding sequence ATGACCTCGGATCCACGCGTAGCTATCGTGACCGGCGGAAGCCAGGGAATTGGTCTTGCAACCGTCAAGGCCTTTGTGGCCCGTGGCATGAGCGTCGTTGCCGCCGCCCGGGGCCGCACTCGTCTCGACGATGCCATCGCGGCCCTCGATCCCGCCCATTGCGACAGAGCGGTGGGGATCGTCGCCGACGTGAGCAAGGAAGCGGACGTCCAATCCTTGGTGCGCGAGACGGCGGAACGGTTCGGCCGCATCGATGTGCTGGTCAACAGCGCCGGCGTCAGCATGTCCGCCCGCCCGCGGCTCGTCGATACGACCTCGGCGGAATGGCACAAGCTCATCGACACCAACCTGACCGGCACCTACCTGATGTGCCGCGAGACGCTACCGCACCTGGAGAAGATGCAGGACTCCTATATCCTCAATATCCAGTCGACCGCCTCCTACGCCAGCCAGCCGGGCGTCAGCCTCTATGCCGCCTCCAAATACGGAGTTCGGGCGCTGACCGAGGCTCTGATCGAGGAATATCGCAACTCGGGTATTCGCGTGACGTCCGTCAGCCCTGGCCCGGTCGATACAACGATTTGGACCCACAAGCTGGAACCACCTTCGGCCGACCGGCGGGCGATGATGCTTCGGCCTTCAGACATCTCCGACATCCTCGTGTGGCTGTTGGACCGGCCCCGCCACATGCACATCCCCAACATCACCGTGACCCCATGGACGGGGATCTGA
- a CDS encoding 3-keto-5-aminohexanoate cleavage protein encodes MMDPLIITVAPNGARRGKADHPAIPLTPAEIGIEAARCQEAGAAMIHLHVRDAEGRHSLDPDLYRAAIAAVRNEAGSDLIVQVTTEAVGVFTPDQQIAAMQELKPEAFSVAVRELIPDEASETAAARFLTEQAERGVFVQHILYDENDVRRFSDLLDRGVIPRTRASGLFVLGRYTQGQQSSPNDLLPFLNAWALDLPWALCAFGQREAVCAITAACLGGHVRVGFENNLHLPDGILAPDNAALVRGVAETAKSLGLAVATPEEARYLFSR; translated from the coding sequence ATGATGGACCCGCTGATCATTACGGTTGCTCCCAATGGCGCACGCCGTGGGAAGGCCGATCATCCGGCTATCCCGCTCACCCCAGCCGAGATCGGAATCGAGGCGGCCCGATGCCAGGAGGCAGGGGCTGCAATGATCCACCTGCACGTCCGCGATGCCGAGGGGCGGCATTCCCTCGATCCGGACCTGTATCGGGCGGCCATCGCGGCTGTCCGGAATGAAGCAGGCTCTGATCTGATTGTCCAGGTGACAACTGAAGCGGTTGGAGTCTTCACGCCCGATCAGCAGATTGCCGCCATGCAGGAGCTTAAGCCGGAGGCCTTCTCCGTCGCGGTTCGTGAGCTCATTCCTGATGAAGCATCTGAGACAGCGGCTGCCCGGTTCCTGACGGAGCAGGCCGAGCGCGGGGTGTTCGTTCAGCACATCCTCTATGATGAGAACGATGTGCGGCGGTTCAGTGATCTCCTCGATCGCGGGGTCATTCCCCGCACTAGGGCAAGCGGGTTGTTCGTCCTCGGACGCTATACGCAGGGACAGCAGTCATCACCGAACGATCTCCTGCCTTTCCTGAACGCCTGGGCTCTCGACCTGCCTTGGGCCTTGTGTGCGTTCGGCCAACGCGAAGCAGTTTGCGCGATCACGGCGGCCTGCTTGGGCGGGCATGTTCGGGTCGGGTTTGAAAACAATCTTCACCTGCCGGACGGGATCTTGGCGCCTGACAATGCAGCTTTGGTCCGCGGCGTTGCGGAAACGGCCAAATCATTAGGGTTGGCAGTCGCGACACCTGAGGAGGCCAGGTACCTGTTCTCGCGTTAG
- a CDS encoding carbohydrate ABC transporter permease produces MTMTNALAGPGRMIRRRSFLTRRSLGTTGRYVLVYGLGMLFVLFSILPLLWGVTTALKVPSEIYAFPPTWIPKTFTFDNFIAVFHNKSLIRAFFNTLLIASATTVVALIVGMLGGYGFSRYRIPGRNTLLWSVLLTKLFPRVVVIVPFFVTLRNLQIMNTYQGLILVYLMVTFPVAIWLLKGFFDKIPKEIEEAAIVDGCSLPQLLWLVVLPMARPALVAVAMYSFILAWNEFLFALVFTNGLERRPLSVALAFFIDENGIQWGQLMAASVIMSLPAILVFTLAQRMLVRGLSDGAVKG; encoded by the coding sequence ATGACAATGACCAATGCCTTGGCAGGTCCTGGCCGCATGATCCGCCGCAGGAGCTTTCTCACGAGGCGGAGCTTGGGCACAACCGGCAGGTATGTGCTCGTCTACGGGCTGGGAATGCTCTTTGTCCTTTTCAGCATTCTGCCGCTTCTGTGGGGCGTCACCACCGCGCTGAAGGTGCCGAGCGAGATCTATGCGTTCCCGCCGACTTGGATTCCAAAGACGTTCACTTTCGATAACTTCATCGCGGTCTTCCATAACAAGTCTCTGATCCGAGCCTTCTTCAACACCCTTCTTATCGCCAGCGCAACGACGGTCGTTGCCTTGATCGTCGGCATGCTCGGTGGGTATGGCTTTTCCCGGTACAGGATCCCCGGCAGAAACACGCTCCTGTGGTCGGTGCTGCTGACGAAGCTGTTCCCGCGCGTGGTCGTGATCGTCCCGTTCTTTGTGACCCTGCGCAACCTGCAGATCATGAACACCTACCAGGGCCTGATCCTGGTCTATCTGATGGTGACCTTTCCGGTGGCCATCTGGCTGCTCAAGGGCTTCTTCGACAAGATCCCCAAGGAGATCGAGGAGGCGGCCATCGTCGACGGCTGCTCTCTGCCGCAACTGCTCTGGCTGGTCGTGCTGCCGATGGCCCGGCCGGCATTAGTCGCGGTGGCCATGTATTCCTTCATCCTTGCCTGGAACGAGTTTCTGTTCGCGCTGGTGTTCACCAACGGCTTGGAACGGCGGCCGCTTTCGGTCGCACTCGCTTTCTTCATCGATGAGAACGGCATTCAATGGGGTCAGCTCATGGCCGCCTCCGTGATCATGAGCCTGCCGGCAATCCTCGTCTTCACGCTCGCGCAGCGAATGCTTGTGCGCGGCCTCAGTGACGGAGCCGTGAAGGGATGA
- a CDS encoding Gfo/Idh/MocA family protein: MKMISVGFIGAGFSAHLHVEGLKKVHGVNVRFAGVTASRSERAAAFATAHRVENTFANWQELLADRSIDVVSICVPNAMHAEIAVAAARAGKHVICEKPLTGAFGDSGGLVGVERARNELERARTSVGEVARAVRESGVLFLYAENWVYAPAMLKTKRLLETSKGAIIDIRAEESHSGSHALRSRRRQTAGGGSLLMLGSHPIGAAIHLKEYEAQLAGIDPIRVTSVTATTAALYDTDAVKRGHHSWLVSDWGDVETWANLVMGFSDGSQAVIAASFAMLGGVRNTFEVYTTNCVFRGNMTPNDGLLVYSPDSNAFGTEYLHEKIETRTGWITAAPDEDWVRGYPQEMQDFMEAIAAGREPISGLRLASDVVEVIYSAYLSAEEGRRIPLALG; encoded by the coding sequence ATGAAAATGATTTCCGTAGGCTTCATCGGTGCCGGCTTTTCGGCCCATCTTCACGTGGAGGGCCTGAAGAAGGTTCATGGCGTCAATGTCCGCTTTGCCGGCGTTACTGCCTCCCGGTCTGAGCGCGCCGCCGCTTTCGCCACGGCCCATCGGGTCGAGAACACCTTTGCCAACTGGCAGGAGTTGCTGGCAGACCGCTCCATCGACGTGGTCTCGATCTGCGTCCCCAATGCGATGCATGCCGAGATCGCTGTGGCGGCAGCTCGGGCCGGCAAGCACGTCATCTGCGAAAAGCCGTTGACAGGTGCCTTTGGGGATTCGGGTGGATTGGTGGGCGTCGAGCGGGCCCGCAATGAGCTTGAGCGGGCCCGGACATCGGTGGGGGAGGTCGCCCGCGCGGTGAGAGAGAGTGGAGTGCTCTTTCTCTATGCCGAGAACTGGGTCTATGCGCCAGCCATGCTCAAAACCAAGCGCCTGCTCGAAACCTCGAAGGGCGCGATCATCGATATCCGCGCCGAGGAGAGCCACAGCGGTTCGCACGCCTTGCGCTCCCGACGGCGGCAAACCGCCGGTGGGGGTTCTCTGCTGATGCTGGGCTCACACCCGATTGGGGCCGCCATCCACCTCAAGGAGTATGAGGCACAGTTGGCCGGCATTGATCCAATCCGGGTCACGTCCGTGACTGCGACAACGGCTGCCCTCTACGACACCGACGCCGTGAAGCGAGGCCACCACAGTTGGCTCGTCTCGGACTGGGGGGATGTCGAGACCTGGGCCAATCTCGTCATGGGCTTCAGCGATGGTTCGCAGGCGGTGATTGCCGCGTCGTTTGCCATGCTGGGCGGGGTGCGCAACACATTTGAGGTCTATACGACCAATTGCGTCTTTCGGGGAAACATGACACCCAATGACGGGCTCCTGGTCTACTCGCCGGACTCGAATGCTTTCGGCACCGAATATCTGCACGAAAAGATTGAAACCCGCACCGGCTGGATCACCGCTGCGCCCGACGAGGATTGGGTACGCGGGTACCCACAGGAGATGCAGGACTTCATGGAGGCGATCGCCGCGGGACGGGAACCGATCTCCGGGCTGCGCCTGGCGAGCGACGTCGTTGAGGTGATCTACAGCGCATACCTCTCGGCAGAGGAGGGCCGCCGGATCCCTCTTGCCCTCGGCTGA
- a CDS encoding Bug family tripartite tricarboxylate transporter substrate binding protein — translation MLRRTLLIGAAALVGAGMSVGAGAFAQENYPTRPITLVVPYAPGGATDIIGRVVAEEVSNTIGQRVVVENRPGAAGSLGAAAVSRAEPDGYTLLMGALTSHSINMSLQAKPGFDLKKNFAPITLAGNVGLALVVNPAVEAKSVQELIALAKAQPGKLTYASAGAGSPQHLAGEMFNSMAGTKLVHAPYRGSGPAMTDMIGGHVQVMFDTIPSILPHVQGGKLRALGVTTQEPSEFMPGVPTVASQGLSGFEVGSWFGILAPAGMPEPILQKLNHEVVKALKAPKVIDAMRVQGVTPKPGTPEDASRLIDSEMQKWSELIKTTGVKAAE, via the coding sequence ATGCTTCGCAGAACGCTTCTCATCGGCGCCGCAGCCCTCGTCGGAGCGGGTATGTCGGTCGGAGCCGGCGCCTTCGCCCAGGAGAACTACCCAACCCGTCCCATCACGCTGGTCGTGCCCTATGCGCCCGGTGGTGCAACGGACATCATCGGCCGCGTCGTTGCCGAGGAGGTGTCGAACACCATTGGGCAGCGTGTGGTCGTCGAGAACCGGCCAGGCGCTGCCGGAAGCCTGGGAGCCGCGGCCGTCTCGCGGGCGGAGCCCGACGGCTATACCCTGCTGATGGGAGCGCTCACGAGCCACTCCATCAACATGAGCCTGCAGGCCAAGCCCGGCTTCGATCTGAAGAAGAACTTCGCCCCCATCACCCTGGCCGGCAATGTCGGGCTCGCGCTGGTCGTCAATCCCGCTGTCGAGGCCAAGTCGGTCCAGGAGTTGATTGCCCTGGCGAAGGCGCAGCCCGGGAAGCTCACCTATGCGTCAGCGGGGGCCGGTTCGCCTCAGCATCTCGCCGGCGAGATGTTCAATTCCATGGCCGGCACCAAGCTCGTTCATGCGCCATACCGCGGCAGCGGGCCAGCGATGACGGACATGATCGGCGGGCATGTGCAGGTGATGTTCGACACGATTCCGTCCATCCTGCCCCATGTGCAGGGAGGCAAACTACGGGCCTTGGGGGTCACCACCCAGGAGCCATCCGAGTTCATGCCGGGGGTGCCCACCGTGGCATCTCAGGGCTTGAGCGGGTTCGAGGTCGGTTCGTGGTTTGGTATCCTCGCGCCGGCCGGAATGCCGGAGCCGATTCTACAGAAGCTCAATCACGAGGTCGTCAAGGCTCTCAAGGCACCCAAGGTCATTGACGCCATGCGCGTTCAGGGCGTCACGCCGAAGCCCGGAACGCCTGAAGACGCGTCTCGTCTGATCGACAGTGAGATGCAGAAATGGTCTGAGCTCATCAAGACCACGGGTGTTAAGGCGGCCGAGTAG
- a CDS encoding LacI family DNA-binding transcriptional regulator gives MRRRGEATKSMVTISDVAKAVGVATSTVSRALTQPGRVSEIMRKRVESVAIELGYSPNPQARSLTSGRTQSMALLIPGATNPYFFDLIRGTQTEAKVRGYRHMLVDTEASAEIEATALAELPRVVDGVVLTGSRLTDSQLLEVSRRIPLVVVNREIEGVQSVVVDTSAAVAQALTYLASLGHTRTVFLGGPSDSWSSRRRWEALQRAAAQLKIDCVHIGPYMDMQSGAAAADAALHHGATACLFFNDMLAIGALRRFAERGVVVPRDISVVGCDDIFGADFCNPPLTTLTAPIDQVARIATDMLLTRLLGLPLPRQHEKVSAHLTVRQSTGTVPTKARRRSEAVRRA, from the coding sequence ATGAGGCGGCGCGGAGAGGCGACAAAGTCTATGGTGACAATCTCGGATGTTGCCAAGGCGGTCGGAGTGGCGACCTCCACAGTATCGCGGGCGCTTACCCAACCTGGGCGCGTCAGCGAAATCATGCGCAAGCGTGTTGAGAGCGTGGCAATTGAGCTTGGATACTCGCCCAATCCGCAGGCGCGTTCCCTGACCTCGGGCCGCACGCAGAGCATGGCGCTGCTCATCCCAGGCGCAACAAACCCCTATTTTTTTGACCTTATCCGCGGCACGCAGACAGAGGCGAAGGTTCGCGGCTACCGGCACATGCTCGTTGATACAGAGGCGTCCGCCGAGATTGAGGCTACGGCACTGGCGGAATTGCCGAGGGTTGTCGACGGGGTTGTGCTCACGGGCTCCCGGCTTACCGATAGCCAGCTGCTGGAGGTATCACGGCGCATTCCCCTCGTTGTCGTCAACCGGGAGATTGAAGGGGTACAGAGCGTCGTGGTGGACACCTCGGCCGCGGTCGCGCAGGCGCTCACCTATCTCGCATCACTCGGCCACACGCGAACGGTTTTTCTGGGCGGCCCTTCCGACTCTTGGTCCAGCCGCCGGCGTTGGGAGGCCTTGCAGCGGGCTGCGGCTCAGCTCAAGATCGATTGCGTTCATATCGGCCCGTATATGGACATGCAGTCGGGCGCGGCCGCGGCCGATGCGGCGCTGCATCACGGAGCGACTGCCTGCCTGTTCTTCAACGACATGCTGGCCATTGGTGCCCTGAGGAGATTCGCGGAACGCGGTGTTGTCGTGCCGCGCGACATCAGCGTGGTCGGCTGCGACGACATTTTTGGGGCCGATTTTTGCAATCCGCCACTGACGACCTTGACGGCCCCGATTGACCAGGTCGCCCGGATTGCAACCGACATGCTGCTCACAAGACTACTTGGCCTGCCGTTGCCACGCCAGCACGAGAAAGTCTCCGCCCATCTCACAGTGCGCCAGTCGACTGGAACAGTCCCAACCAAGGCCAGGCGCCGCTCGGAAGCCGTGCGCCGCGCGTGA